The following proteins come from a genomic window of Micromonospora echinofusca:
- a CDS encoding RNA polymerase sigma factor, translated as MTEPRQTGADVRSLTDTLIAHAQSAGGQLTSAQLARTVESAEVTPAQAKKILRALSEAGVTVVVDGSASTRRRVAAARSATPASRATTAKTTKKAVAPAPKQAPAAAEAPAPAPRKAAPRKAAGTTAEVAAKAAAPAKATKSTRATKATVAAAGAKPTKAGGKAKGEGEGDIDPEELAAEIEDVVVEEPAELTRAAETDAANSASDNDFEWDDEESEALKQARRDAELTASADSVRAYLKQIGKVPLLNAEQEVELAKRIEAGLYAAERLRASEEGEEKLTREMQRDLGWISRDGERAKNHLLEANLRLVVSLAKRYTGRGMAFLDLIQEGNLGLIRAVEKFDYTKGYKFSTYATWWIRQAITRAMADQARTIRIPVHMVEVINKLGRIQRELLQDLGREPTPEELAKEMDITPEKVLEIQQYAREPISLDQTIGDEGDSQLGDFIEDSEAVVAVDAVSFSLLQDQLQQVLQTLSEREAGVVRLRFGLTDGQPRTLDEIGQVYGVTRERIRQIESKTMSKLRHPSRSQVLRDYLD; from the coding sequence GTGACAGAACCCCGCCAGACCGGCGCCGACGTTCGCTCGCTCACCGACACTCTGATCGCCCACGCGCAGAGCGCCGGTGGTCAGCTCACGTCGGCTCAGCTCGCGCGCACCGTCGAGTCCGCCGAGGTGACTCCGGCCCAGGCCAAGAAGATCCTGCGGGCGCTCTCCGAGGCGGGAGTGACCGTGGTGGTGGACGGCTCGGCGAGCACCCGCCGCCGCGTCGCCGCCGCTCGATCGGCCACCCCGGCGTCCCGGGCCACCACCGCCAAGACCACCAAGAAGGCCGTCGCGCCCGCCCCGAAGCAGGCGCCCGCCGCCGCCGAGGCCCCGGCGCCCGCCCCACGCAAGGCCGCCCCCCGCAAGGCCGCCGGCACCACCGCCGAGGTGGCCGCCAAGGCCGCCGCGCCGGCGAAGGCGACCAAGTCGACCCGGGCCACCAAGGCGACGGTCGCGGCTGCCGGCGCCAAGCCGACCAAGGCCGGCGGCAAGGCCAAGGGCGAGGGCGAAGGCGACATCGACCCGGAGGAGCTGGCCGCCGAGATCGAGGACGTGGTCGTCGAGGAGCCCGCGGAGCTGACCCGGGCCGCCGAGACCGACGCCGCCAACTCGGCCAGCGACAACGACTTCGAGTGGGACGACGAGGAGTCGGAGGCGCTCAAGCAGGCCCGCCGCGACGCGGAGCTGACCGCCTCCGCCGACTCCGTCCGGGCGTACCTCAAGCAGATCGGCAAGGTCCCGCTACTCAACGCCGAGCAGGAGGTGGAGCTGGCCAAGCGGATCGAGGCCGGGCTCTACGCCGCCGAGCGGCTGCGCGCGTCCGAGGAGGGCGAGGAGAAGCTCACCCGCGAGATGCAGCGGGACCTGGGCTGGATCTCGCGCGACGGCGAGCGCGCCAAGAACCACCTGCTGGAGGCCAACCTCCGGCTGGTCGTCTCGCTGGCCAAGCGCTACACCGGCCGCGGCATGGCCTTCCTCGACCTGATCCAGGAGGGCAACCTCGGCCTGATCCGCGCGGTCGAGAAGTTCGACTACACCAAGGGCTACAAGTTCTCCACGTACGCCACCTGGTGGATCCGGCAGGCGATCACCCGCGCGATGGCCGACCAGGCCCGCACCATCCGCATCCCGGTGCACATGGTCGAGGTCATCAACAAGCTCGGCCGCATCCAGCGCGAGCTGCTCCAGGACCTGGGCCGCGAGCCCACCCCGGAGGAGCTCGCCAAGGAGATGGACATCACACCGGAGAAGGTGCTGGAGATCCAGCAGTACGCCCGGGAGCCCATCTCGCTGGACCAGACCATCGGTGACGAGGGCGACAGCCAGCTCGGCGACTTCATCGAGGACTCGGAGGCCGTGGTCGCGGTCGACGCGGTCTCGTTCTCGCTCCTGCAGGACCAGCTCCAGCAGGTGCTCCAGACGTTGTCCGAGCGTGAGGCGGGCGTGGTACGCCTGCGCTTCGGCCTGACCGACGGCCAGCCGCGCACGCTGGACGAGATCGGCCAGGTCTACGGGGTGACCCGGGAGCGCATCCGGCAGATCGAGTCCAAGACGATGTCCAAGCTGCGCCACCCGTCGCGTTCGCAGGTGCTGCGCGACTACCTGGACTGA
- a CDS encoding carbohydrate kinase family protein, whose protein sequence is MSAGRVLVVGDLITDVVAVLAGPLATGSDTPAAIRFSGGGQAANTAAWLAAQGVPVTLVGAVGDDDAGRDRVAELERAGVDCATTVCPDRATGTVIVLATAGERSMVTERGANLRLAPRDVDAALAAVPDARHLHLSGYTLLDDESRPAGLRALAAARERGLSTSVDAASAAPLRRVGAAAFLSWVRGVDLLLVNADEATVLAGGLDPAAQGRVLSATARRIVVKQGAAGAVWVDRAASVAVAPARRVAVVDVTGAGDAFAAGLLAAWLDGAKPTVALGRAGDLGALAVSQIGARPAP, encoded by the coding sequence ATGAGCGCAGGCCGCGTCCTCGTCGTCGGTGACCTGATCACCGACGTGGTGGCGGTGCTGGCCGGGCCCCTGGCCACCGGGTCGGACACCCCTGCGGCGATCCGGTTCAGCGGCGGCGGGCAGGCCGCCAACACGGCGGCCTGGCTCGCCGCCCAGGGCGTACCGGTCACGCTGGTCGGTGCCGTCGGCGACGACGACGCCGGCCGGGACCGGGTGGCCGAGCTGGAGCGCGCCGGGGTCGACTGCGCGACGACCGTGTGCCCCGACCGCGCCACCGGGACGGTCATCGTGCTGGCCACGGCCGGGGAGCGGTCGATGGTCACCGAGCGGGGCGCGAACCTGCGGTTGGCCCCGCGCGACGTCGACGCGGCGCTGGCCGCGGTGCCGGACGCGCGGCACCTGCACCTGTCCGGGTACACCCTGCTGGACGACGAGTCCCGACCGGCGGGACTGCGGGCGCTGGCCGCCGCCCGCGAGCGTGGTCTCAGCACCAGCGTCGACGCGGCCTCCGCCGCCCCGCTGCGGCGGGTCGGCGCGGCGGCCTTCCTGTCCTGGGTACGCGGGGTCGACCTGCTCCTGGTCAACGCCGACGAGGCGACGGTGCTGGCCGGCGGGCTGGACCCGGCGGCGCAGGGGCGGGTCCTGTCGGCCACCGCCCGGCGGATCGTCGTGAAGCAGGGCGCCGCCGGGGCGGTCTGGGTGGACCGGGCAGCCTCGGTCGCCGTCGCGCCGGCCCGCCGGGTGGCGGTGGTCGACGTCACCGGCGCCGGGGACGCGTTCGCGGCCGGGCTGCTGGCCGCCTGGCTCGACGGCGCCAAGCCGACGGTGGCGCTGGGCCGCGCCGGCGACCTCGGCGCCCTCGCGGTCTCGCAGATCGGCGCCCGCCCCGCTCCGTGA
- a CDS encoding inositol monophosphatase family protein: MDRSTPSELLEIAVDVARDAAATAHRMRVEGVSVAATKSTVTDVVTAADRAVERQVIDALRRLRPGDAVLGEEYGAGETGPVGPGGVRWIVDPIDGTVNYLYGIPHCAVSLAAEVDGQVVAGVVRNVSTGEEWTATVGGGAWRAGERLRCSTETDLGQALVATGFGYDPGRRAHQARVVAELIPHIRDIRRFGAAALDLCLAAEGRVDAYYEKGLAAWDQAAGALVATEAGLLVAGLGGLPAGPDLVIAAPSALFKPLHDRLADLDASGGP; this comes from the coding sequence ATGGATCGCTCGACGCCGTCGGAACTGCTGGAGATTGCGGTCGACGTGGCCCGCGACGCGGCCGCGACCGCGCACCGGATGCGGGTCGAGGGCGTCTCGGTGGCCGCCACCAAGAGCACGGTCACGGACGTGGTGACCGCCGCCGACCGGGCGGTCGAGCGGCAGGTGATCGACGCGCTGCGCCGGCTGCGGCCGGGCGACGCCGTCCTCGGCGAGGAGTACGGGGCGGGCGAGACCGGCCCGGTCGGCCCGGGCGGGGTCCGCTGGATCGTGGACCCCATCGACGGCACCGTCAACTACCTCTACGGGATCCCGCACTGCGCGGTGTCGCTCGCCGCCGAGGTCGACGGCCAGGTGGTCGCCGGGGTGGTGCGCAACGTCAGCACCGGCGAGGAGTGGACGGCCACCGTCGGCGGGGGCGCCTGGCGTGCCGGCGAGCGGCTGCGCTGCTCCACGGAGACCGACCTCGGCCAGGCGCTGGTCGCCACGGGGTTCGGCTACGACCCCGGGCGCCGGGCCCACCAGGCCCGGGTGGTCGCCGAGCTGATCCCGCACATTCGCGACATCCGCCGCTTCGGCGCCGCCGCGCTGGACCTCTGCCTCGCGGCGGAGGGGCGGGTGGACGCCTACTACGAGAAGGGGCTCGCCGCCTGGGACCAGGCCGCCGGCGCCCTGGTCGCGACCGAGGCCGGGCTGCTGGTCGCCGGGCTGGGCGGACTGCCGGCCGGCCCGGACCTGGTGATCGCCGCGCCGTCGGCGCTGTTCAAGCCGCTGCACGACCGCCTCGCCGACCTGGACGCCTCGGGCGGTCCCTGA
- a CDS encoding trimeric intracellular cation channel family protein: protein MTTSTALLLADLTGVAVFAASGASAAVAKRLDLFGVVFVGFVAALGGGIFRDLAIDEAPPLAFGDWRYAATAAVTAAAVFWLHPQFARLRTTVLVLDAAGLALFTVTGTVKALDAQVPAVGACVIGMLTAIGGGLGRDLLTAEIPVVLRREIYAVAALVGSILVALLDALGHANAVWLTAAAVVVFLLRLVALRRRWSAPVATLRPPRTGTPGNRP, encoded by the coding sequence GTGACCACCTCCACCGCCCTGCTCCTCGCCGACCTCACCGGGGTGGCGGTCTTTGCCGCCTCCGGGGCCTCCGCGGCGGTGGCCAAACGGCTCGACCTCTTCGGCGTCGTCTTCGTCGGCTTCGTGGCCGCGCTCGGCGGCGGGATCTTCCGTGACCTGGCGATCGACGAGGCGCCGCCGCTGGCCTTCGGCGACTGGCGGTACGCCGCGACGGCCGCCGTCACCGCCGCCGCCGTCTTCTGGCTGCATCCCCAGTTCGCCCGGCTGCGCACCACCGTGCTGGTGCTCGACGCGGCCGGGCTGGCGCTGTTCACCGTCACCGGCACGGTCAAGGCCCTCGACGCCCAGGTGCCGGCGGTGGGGGCCTGCGTGATCGGCATGCTCACCGCGATCGGCGGCGGCCTCGGCCGCGACCTGCTCACCGCCGAGATCCCGGTGGTGCTGCGGCGGGAGATCTACGCCGTCGCCGCGCTCGTCGGCTCGATCCTCGTGGCCCTGCTGGACGCGCTCGGGCACGCCAACGCCGTCTGGCTGACCGCGGCGGCGGTCGTGGTCTTCCTGCTGCGCCTGGTGGCGCTGCGACGGCGCTGGTCGGCGCCGGTGGCCACCCTGCGTCCCCCGCGTACGGGGACCCCCGGCAACCGCCCCTGA
- a CDS encoding DUF3039 domain-containing protein codes for MSTEVLERPELKDADTGPEMFHYVRKEKIAESAVMGTFVVALCGETFPVTKAAKPGSPVCPKCKEIYDSWGE; via the coding sequence GTGAGCACAGAGGTTCTCGAGCGTCCGGAGCTGAAGGACGCCGACACCGGTCCCGAGATGTTCCACTACGTGCGCAAGGAGAAGATCGCCGAGAGTGCCGTCATGGGCACGTTCGTCGTCGCGCTGTGCGGGGAGACCTTCCCGGTCACCAAGGCCGCCAAGCCCGGCTCGCCGGTCTGCCCGAAGTGCAAGGAGATCTACGACTCCTGGGGCGAGTGA
- a CDS encoding low temperature requirement protein A translates to MTDERAGRLLRPEESSPRATFLELFFDLVFVFALTRVSMRLIDGTGGSVGTLLAEIARTGVLFLALWLLWSITTWVTSRYEPERPVIQFVVVGSMFGAMVMAVALPRAFEDRALAFVLAYLAVMVVRPLIIGTALRGHPRRAVPLRLLAWAVLGAVPWLVGAFGPEHLRLPVWVLAVAVDYTGLLLGWPLPRLGPARTAGWLIAGEHLADRYQQIFLISLGETILVIGLTYSGAEFTADRAGAFTVAFVTTALLWRIYFHRAGHLLGEALRVARSPGRLGASASSTHLIIVTGVLSTAVGYELVIAYPHGRTDPTWLVFIVGGPAIFLAARSRFEYEIFGRVSWSRVGGLLVLLLLSPAFTLGPPTMALAGAAVVLAAVAFADARRSRGRPSEMAASPLGHGGTGGGEFPAP, encoded by the coding sequence ATGACGGACGAACGCGCCGGGCGGCTGCTGCGGCCGGAGGAGAGTTCGCCCCGGGCCACCTTCCTCGAACTCTTCTTCGACCTGGTCTTCGTCTTCGCGTTGACCCGGGTCTCGATGCGCCTGATCGACGGCACCGGTGGCTCCGTCGGGACGCTGCTCGCCGAGATCGCGCGTACGGGCGTGCTCTTCCTCGCCCTGTGGCTGCTCTGGTCGATCACCACCTGGGTCACCAGCCGGTACGAGCCGGAGCGACCGGTGATCCAGTTCGTGGTGGTCGGGTCGATGTTCGGCGCGATGGTGATGGCCGTGGCGCTGCCCCGGGCGTTCGAGGACCGGGCCCTGGCGTTCGTGCTGGCCTACCTGGCGGTGATGGTCGTCCGGCCGCTGATCATCGGTACGGCGCTGCGCGGTCACCCCCGCCGCGCGGTGCCGCTGCGACTGCTTGCCTGGGCGGTCCTGGGTGCCGTGCCGTGGCTGGTCGGGGCGTTCGGGCCGGAGCACCTGCGCCTGCCGGTCTGGGTGCTCGCCGTCGCCGTCGACTACACCGGGCTGCTGCTCGGCTGGCCGTTGCCCCGGTTGGGTCCGGCGCGCACGGCCGGCTGGCTCATCGCCGGTGAGCACCTGGCCGACCGGTACCAGCAGATCTTCCTCATCTCGCTGGGGGAGACCATCCTGGTGATCGGGCTGACGTACAGCGGCGCGGAGTTCACCGCCGACCGGGCCGGCGCCTTCACGGTCGCCTTCGTCACCACGGCCCTGCTCTGGCGGATCTACTTCCACCGGGCGGGTCACCTGCTCGGCGAGGCGCTGCGGGTGGCCCGGTCGCCCGGGCGGCTCGGCGCCTCCGCCAGCAGCACCCACCTGATCATCGTGACCGGCGTGCTGAGCACCGCCGTCGGCTACGAACTGGTGATCGCGTATCCGCACGGACGGACCGACCCCACCTGGTTGGTCTTCATCGTCGGCGGCCCGGCCATCTTCCTGGCGGCCCGGTCCCGCTTCGAGTACGAGATCTTCGGCCGGGTGTCGTGGTCGCGGGTGGGCGGCCTGCTGGTGCTGCTCCTGCTGTCACCGGCGTTCACCCTGGGGCCACCCACGATGGCGCTGGCGGGGGCCGCCGTGGTGCTGGCGGCGGTGGCGTTCGCCGACGCGCGGCGCAGCAGGGGCCGCCCGTCCGAGATGGCCGCGTCGCCGCTCGGACACGGCGGGACCGGCGGGGGTGAGTTTCCCGCGCCGTGA
- a CDS encoding DEAD/DEAH box helicase — MAARMPAIETFPALRAWQRKALVEYLRRRDPDFTAVATPGAGKTTFALRIAAELLADGTVEAVTVVAPTEHLKTQWAQAAARVGIQLDAAFRNADLHSSADFHGAVVTYAQVGMAPQVHKRRTLTRRTLVVLDEIHHAGDSRSWGDGVKAAFEGAERRLMLTGTPFRSDDNPIPFVSYERGGDGLLRSRADSVYGYADALRDGVVRPVLFLAYSGETRWRTNAGDELAARLGEPMTQDLVAQAWRTALDPAGDWMPQVLRAADARLTVLRNAGMPDAGGLIIASDQQTARSYAKLIEQVTGERAAVVLSDDVGASARIATFAASEQRWLVAVRMVSEGVDIPRLAVGVYATSASTPLYFAQAIGRFVRARRPGETASVFLPSVPHLLGLASEMEAERDHVLGKPKDREGFDDDLLERAQRDDQASGELEKRFAALSATAELDQVIFDGASFGTAAQAGTPEEEEYLGLPGLLTADQVALLLTKRQQEQLAAQRRRATRPAEAAAEAPTAPPVPMSAAQRRVALRRQLNALVAARHHRTGQPHGKIHAELRRLCGGPPSAQATIEQLEERIATVQTL, encoded by the coding sequence GTGGCGGCCCGGATGCCGGCGATCGAGACGTTTCCGGCACTGCGTGCGTGGCAGCGCAAGGCACTCGTGGAGTACCTGCGCCGGCGGGACCCCGACTTCACGGCGGTCGCCACCCCGGGCGCCGGAAAGACCACCTTCGCCCTGCGGATCGCCGCCGAGCTGCTCGCCGACGGCACCGTCGAGGCGGTGACCGTGGTGGCGCCGACCGAGCACCTGAAGACCCAGTGGGCACAGGCGGCGGCCCGGGTCGGCATCCAGCTCGACGCCGCGTTCCGCAACGCCGACCTGCACTCCTCCGCCGACTTCCACGGCGCCGTCGTCACGTACGCGCAGGTCGGCATGGCACCCCAGGTGCACAAGCGGCGCACCCTCACCCGGCGCACCCTGGTCGTCCTCGACGAGATCCACCACGCGGGGGACAGCCGCTCCTGGGGCGACGGGGTGAAGGCGGCCTTCGAGGGCGCCGAGCGCCGGTTGATGCTGACCGGGACGCCGTTCCGCTCCGACGACAACCCGATCCCGTTCGTCAGCTACGAGCGGGGCGGCGACGGCCTGCTGCGCTCGCGCGCCGACTCGGTCTACGGCTACGCCGACGCGCTGCGCGACGGCGTCGTACGGCCCGTGCTCTTCCTGGCGTACTCGGGGGAGACCCGGTGGCGCACCAACGCCGGGGACGAGCTGGCGGCGCGCCTCGGCGAGCCGATGACCCAGGACCTCGTGGCGCAGGCGTGGCGTACGGCCCTGGACCCGGCGGGCGACTGGATGCCGCAGGTGCTGCGGGCCGCCGACGCCCGGCTGACCGTCCTGCGCAACGCGGGGATGCCCGACGCCGGCGGGCTGATCATCGCCAGCGACCAGCAGACCGCCCGCTCGTACGCGAAGCTCATCGAGCAGGTCACGGGCGAGCGCGCGGCGGTGGTGCTCTCCGACGACGTGGGCGCCTCGGCGCGGATCGCGACGTTCGCGGCGTCCGAGCAGCGCTGGCTGGTGGCGGTCCGGATGGTCTCCGAGGGCGTGGACATCCCCCGGCTGGCCGTCGGCGTCTACGCGACCAGCGCCAGCACCCCGCTCTACTTCGCGCAGGCGATCGGCCGGTTCGTCCGCGCCCGCCGCCCCGGCGAGACCGCCTCGGTCTTCCTGCCCAGCGTGCCGCACCTGCTCGGGCTGGCCAGCGAGATGGAGGCCGAGCGGGACCACGTCCTCGGCAAGCCCAAGGACCGTGAGGGCTTCGACGACGACCTGCTGGAGCGCGCCCAGCGCGACGACCAGGCCAGCGGCGAGCTGGAGAAGCGGTTCGCCGCGCTCTCCGCGACGGCCGAGCTGGACCAGGTGATCTTCGACGGCGCCTCGTTCGGCACCGCCGCCCAGGCCGGCACCCCCGAGGAGGAGGAATACCTCGGCCTGCCCGGGCTGCTCACCGCCGACCAGGTGGCCCTGCTGCTCACCAAGCGCCAGCAGGAGCAGCTCGCCGCCCAGCGGCGCCGGGCCACCCGGCCCGCTGAGGCGGCCGCTGAGGCCCCCACGGCGCCGCCGGTACCGATGAGTGCCGCCCAGCGTCGGGTCGCCCTACGCCGCCAGCTGAACGCCCTCGTGGCCGCCCGGCACCACCGCACGGGGCAGCCGCACGGGAAGATCCACGCGGAGCTGCGCCGCCTCTGCGGCGGCCCGCCGAGCGCCCAGGCCACCATCGAGCAGCTCGAGGAACGCATCGCCACCGTCCAGACCCTCTGA
- a CDS encoding DUF7455 domain-containing protein, whose amino-acid sequence MTPTLTPPPETVAPPAADERCDRCNAAGKLRITLAGGSELVFCGHHANKYAEDLVKITVRFATDPEFSWRGADLMAN is encoded by the coding sequence ATGACCCCGACCCTCACGCCGCCGCCCGAGACGGTGGCTCCCCCAGCCGCCGATGAACGGTGCGACCGCTGCAATGCTGCCGGCAAGCTCCGGATCACTCTGGCGGGTGGGAGCGAGTTGGTGTTCTGTGGGCACCACGCGAACAAGTACGCGGAGGATCTCGTGAAGATCACCGTACGATTCGCGACGGACCCGGAGTTCAGCTGGCGTGGCGCCGATCTGATGGCGAACTGA
- a CDS encoding DUF3099 domain-containing protein: MVKRQAYQPILITDASRSQDDQLTSRQKRYVLMMGIRVACVIVGAVLVGVQAPLLWLWLPMVALGMVLIPWLAVLLANDRPPKEQHRLANRFQPRHRDETPPMSLTAQERPHKIIDAEP; the protein is encoded by the coding sequence ATGGTGAAGCGTCAGGCGTACCAGCCGATCCTGATCACCGACGCCTCGCGCAGCCAGGACGACCAGCTCACCAGCCGTCAGAAGCGCTACGTGCTGATGATGGGCATCCGGGTGGCCTGCGTGATCGTCGGTGCCGTCCTGGTCGGCGTGCAGGCCCCACTGCTCTGGCTCTGGCTGCCGATGGTGGCCCTGGGCATGGTGCTCATCCCGTGGCTGGCGGTCCTGCTGGCCAACGACCGCCCGCCCAAGGAGCAGCACCGGCTGGCCAACCGGTTCCAGCCGCGGCACCGCGACGAGACCCCGCCGATGAGCCTCACCGCCCAGGAGCGCCCCCACAAGATCATCGACGCCGAGCCCTGA
- a CDS encoding pseudouridine-5'-phosphate glycosidase yields the protein MTDFHIRYGSEVADALRDGRPVVALESTIVSHGLPRPDNLRVAREIEQAVRDAGAVPATIGMVGGRLVVGLDDAELTRLATVDGVAKLSVRDLALAAATGADGATTVAATSAVAAAAGIAVFATGGLGGVHREAAQTFDESADLVTLARTPIAVVCAGVKSILDVGATLERLETLGVGVVGFGTRRFPGFFITDGGFDLDWSLESAEQVADVLVAREQQRVHHGGLIVANPLPTDEQLDPQLHDRTLADGLALLERDGVTGKAVTPYLLAHFHSATEGASLAVNVRIILRNADLAARIAVAAAARRAGA from the coding sequence GTGACCGACTTTCACATCCGCTACGGCAGCGAGGTTGCCGACGCCCTGCGCGACGGGCGTCCCGTCGTCGCCCTGGAGAGCACCATCGTCTCGCACGGGCTGCCCCGGCCGGACAACCTGCGGGTGGCCCGCGAGATCGAGCAGGCCGTCCGGGACGCGGGCGCGGTACCGGCGACCATCGGCATGGTCGGCGGGCGGCTCGTGGTGGGCCTCGACGACGCGGAGCTGACCCGGCTCGCCACCGTCGACGGGGTCGCCAAGCTCTCCGTACGCGATCTCGCCCTCGCCGCCGCGACCGGCGCGGACGGCGCCACGACCGTGGCCGCGACCAGCGCGGTGGCCGCCGCCGCCGGGATCGCCGTGTTCGCCACCGGCGGCCTCGGCGGGGTGCACCGGGAGGCGGCGCAGACCTTCGACGAGTCGGCCGACCTGGTCACCCTGGCCCGTACGCCGATCGCGGTGGTCTGCGCCGGGGTCAAGTCGATCCTCGACGTGGGCGCCACCCTGGAGCGGCTGGAGACCCTCGGCGTGGGCGTCGTCGGCTTCGGGACGCGGCGCTTCCCCGGCTTCTTCATCACCGACGGCGGCTTCGACCTGGACTGGTCGCTGGAGTCGGCCGAGCAGGTGGCGGACGTGCTGGTGGCCCGGGAACAGCAGCGCGTGCACCACGGCGGCCTGATCGTGGCCAACCCGCTGCCGACCGACGAGCAGCTCGACCCGCAGCTGCACGACCGGACCCTCGCCGACGGGCTGGCCCTGCTGGAGCGCGACGGGGTGACCGGCAAGGCCGTGACGCCCTACCTGCTCGCGCACTTCCACTCGGCGACCGAGGGGGCGAGCCTGGCGGTCAACGTCCGGATCATCCTGCGCAACGCCGACCTCGCCGCCCGGATCGCCGTCGCCGCGGCCGCCCGGCGCGCCGGGGCATGA
- a CDS encoding HhH-GPD-type base excision DNA repair protein has protein sequence MTLALPIDPEANRLLERSPLALLLGMVLDQQVPMEKAFSSPYLLAQRLGRELDARELAGYDPEALVALFAQPPALHRFPKAMAARVQEVCRVLVDRYDGDAARLWSDAADGRELLRRIADLPGFGAQKAQIFLALLGKRFGVTPAGWREAAGGYGDADAHRSVADVTDADSLRRVREYKQQMKAAAKAKTVGG, from the coding sequence ATGACGCTCGCACTGCCCATCGACCCGGAGGCCAACCGGCTGCTGGAGCGCAGCCCGCTGGCGCTGCTGCTCGGCATGGTCCTCGACCAGCAGGTGCCGATGGAGAAGGCGTTCTCCTCGCCGTACTTGCTGGCGCAGCGCCTCGGGCGCGAGCTGGACGCCCGGGAGCTGGCCGGGTACGACCCGGAGGCGCTGGTCGCCCTCTTCGCCCAGCCGCCGGCGCTGCACCGGTTCCCGAAGGCCATGGCGGCCCGGGTGCAGGAGGTGTGCCGGGTCCTCGTCGACCGGTACGACGGCGACGCCGCCCGGCTCTGGTCCGACGCCGCCGACGGCCGGGAGCTGCTGCGCCGCATCGCCGACCTGCCCGGCTTCGGCGCGCAGAAGGCGCAGATCTTCCTCGCGCTGCTCGGCAAGCGGTTCGGGGTCACGCCGGCGGGCTGGCGGGAGGCGGCCGGCGGATACGGCGACGCGGACGCCCACCGGTCGGTGGCCGACGTGACCGACGCCGACTCGCTGCGTCGGGTGCGCGAGTACAAGCAGCAGATGAAGGCGGCGGCGAAGGCGAAGACCGTCGGGGGCTGA